ctccttgcacaaatGAAGTACTCgaggtcttgatctctatgaagtatttgcaagtagaagttctctctttttgatgaagcttgaggtcttatttataggggaaagccactCCTTGTTGTAATTTCAACAGAAATTATCGCCCTAATCAGGGGGGCGGTTCCAACAGAAattacaacaacaattatCGCCCTAATCAGGGGGGcggtaatttcaataattataatggaaacCGACCTCACCCTAATATTTCttattctaacaataattactTGCAACCCCCCACAGGATTTAATGTTAGCAAGGGAGGAGTAGTTGAGCCAACCAAGAAGGAGGAAAAGTATGACCAAGGGATCACAAGGATCTTGGAAGTAATCACACAAGACAGGAAGGTTAATGACACCAATATCGGAGTGGTTGAAGCTAGAATAAACAACCTCGAGCAAGGAATGAACACGATCTCAACTGCCATAGCCAACATCAACACTCAAATGGAACAAATCTAAAAGAAGTTGGATGAGGATAGGGCAAAGGCAGCTGCACGAGTGGATGACATCAACAAGAAGTGGGTGGCAAAGCAGAAAACTGGGGACTGCCAAGTcgccggcggaccgccgcaacCACCACAGCGGGCCGCCGCTGGAGTACCGAATGGAGTGTACCCAGCCGCCGGCGAACCGCCGCACACCTGCGGCGGGCCGCAACATACAAGACAGAAGCGCCCACTCAGCAAGGACTCGTGCGGCACAATGGGATTGTGCTACCTTTCCAACCAAATAGGAAGTTTAAGCTCGAAGAGCAGTTCGAACattttttgaacatgttttgtaAGGTTCATACTGACATTCCTCTAGTTGAATCGTTGCAGGAAATACCTAAATATGCGAAGCTACTAAGGGAGGCGGTGATGAGGAAGAAAAAGCCAACAAAAGTCGACCTTAAGCTACCGCATCATTGCAGCGAGATCATCCAAAAGGAAAAGGCAGTAAAGCAGAGAGATCCGGGCCAATTCATTATCAGATGCCagattggagagagaaaggttGATAAGGCCCTATGTGATCTAGGATCTTCCATCAATCTCATGCCACTGAAGTATTACAAAAAGCTCAACATTGGGCCACTCAAAACTTCAGACGTAACACTAAGGTTGGCCAATAACTCGTCCATAAAAACTGTAGGTATGACTGAGGACGTCTTAGTTAAAGTCGATGATTTCATTTTCCCCGCCGATTTTATTGTGCTTGACATGAAGGTAGACAAGAACGTCCCTCTAATCTTAGGGAGAGATTTTCTTGCTACTTGCAAAGCTTTGATTGATGTAGGTCGTGGGGAGATCACAATTAGTGATAACTATAGCCAATCCACCTATAAGATCGAGAGCGAAATGCTCAAGTTTGAGGAGGCAAAGCGGGCGAAGATGGAACGGCAGTGTAAGGCAGTCATGGTCACAGATTCGACCAAACCCCAAGACCCCTTTGAAATGGAGGACCCTTCTGCCTCCACTATCTACATTGTAAACGAGGTAAGACGTTCTCCCAAAAAGAACGATACTAATTCCTCTACCTCTATCCCTGTAATACCCGCTTTTAttgttactttttttttatgttaaaatattgttttgagTACAAGCGAGTGATAGACCGTGAATAAAAATACTGCATTTGTTTTGATTGGTGGCGAAGGGAAGTAGTGAATGCTTGATGTTGGTTAATCGTGTGGTGAAAGTAGTCGACGAAATTGACGTGAGATTCGTCGATTGAAAAATTGGACGTTGGTTTACGAGTACTTGAGATAATACCAAAATACTGAAATAAAACaccacaatttaattaatattctaaatcaaatatttgggCCTATCACTTTTATTTGTCTTATTTTAGTCCATTTATCTAATTCTTGGGCTACTTTTATTTCAACTAATTATTCCCAagccttatttaaaaatatgcactttgtgCACTCCTAATTTCATTCTACACGGTTTTCTCCCATATCTCCCATCTTCCCTGAAAATCtccaactaattaaatcttttcttCTCCTCCTTATTTAAACGCACGCTGCCATCTCTTCCTCACACATTCTTTCATCCAAAATCTGAGAAAAAGAAACTTGCGAATACCGTGAGTTCAGCATCCAATCTGCCgttattttcttctcttcctcCACAAGGTAATTTCTCCTCATTCTATTGAATACGAAAATCTCCATACTTTTGATTCCATAACACAAATTCTCAACATCACAGCTCGAAGGAAAAACCAAGAGAGTTGTGATTTTTCAATACTTTCTCTTCTGCAAGTTTTGCCTCTTCCGGAAGGTATATACATAATTTCTGAAAGTCTCTGCATTCAATTCCATGACATTGTTCACATAATCAAAGTGTTCACGAAATCGAACTTAGACTCTTGTTGAATTTTCTGGAAATTGTGAATGATTCATTCTCGATAAAATTTGCAAGCTTTAATCTCTTGTTTCCTCTTCAATCTCCATTCTTGAAAACCTGCTGCCTGCCCATTAATAGTTgatagtaaataattaaaatcttaataaaGGTTTTGGGATGGGGAAAAAGAGAAGAGGGACGAATCTGATGGGAGAGGCATCGCCGGTGATGGGCGCTGACTGTGGGAAGGATTTTGTGCTTCTGTGGAGTGAGTTTTAGAGAGATAGCTTTGGTGGGAGCCGAGATATGTGTTTCAGAGTGTGATAGGaaagagaggaagaagagagggAGTTGGAATTGTTTCTGGTTTGTAAATTGCAGATGATGAcagtagagagagaggaaatatTCGACAGTTTAGAGAAGGGAATATATAATTCTTTTCTTTACGTCCcctatattattttgtgtCTGTTTTATTTAGTAGAACTGGAATGGCTGTGTACGTGTGTTGAGGGAGTACAtgttttaaataaagtagtgCTGAGGTTATTAGATTTGCTTTTGCCTTCTTAAGGTCTGTGAGGAGCtggagtatttttattaaaaattgatgtgTTCTTTTGAGAtaaaaatggagagagagatgttAGAGAGACATGGGTGACTTGGGAGCATATAGTataaattcttttaatttgtagttttAAAATGGGGAATTGATATATTGTGTATTTTGGGTTTAGAGGACAGGTATACACACGTATGGTGTAGTAATTgggagtataattaatttccttttcttttgtgAGAATTATAATTCAGGacactttatttcttttagtttGGCTACCTCAATTATTTGGTTTGGGCTGGTTCAGTATTTGTTTAGTTTGGGTCTAACTAAATAGTGCTGGGCAGTTTCCTTAGTGGTGAGctaaatcaaaaaaaatacGAGGACttttattttgacaaaatGTTAGAGGATATTTTGAGCGCACACGCAAGTAGGGTGCATgcattgttttaaattaatttattttgcaaagtCTTATTCTtgcatattatattattttgaacAAAGGTGAACTCTTGCACGTCGTTTGTGATTGGAGAAGAAAGTTGATTGAGGAGTTAAGCGATTGAGGTGGGCTTTCgttttaaataaggactatgtcctaaatattttgttatgtgAAAGGAGGTGAAAAATGTTTGTCTTGCcatgttttgtgtttgaatgaACCTATCTGAAGTGGCTATGCCATGTATgttaacgaattcgggtcccagtagggccgcaaaccctgcTCGGACTGGTGTACACCCAGTAGATTGTGCGCTATCTCATtggagttggccggtctagtgacttgctTCGTGGCCAcgttccttgtcatgtagttcAGATATGGTGATGGTGGATGTGGATGGAAAGTGGTTGCGCAACCGAACTTTACGGAAAATATGTTTTTAGTGTACTTGggttcttttaaataaaaccccAAGATCACTCGTTTATGGCTTGACAAACTGTATTTTGGCATGcgtccactgagtgcatcaagtactcagccctgcatattgtttttcttaatgtGCAGATTGAGCGACGATAGACGTGGAGGATGTTGAGCAAAGTTATTGGAAAATTATATCTTGTTTGGTTGTTGGATTTGTCAGGTCTTCATACTCGGCATTTTTCCATGTCTTGACGCTTCCgctaaaattctaaattttcttTGGACTGTTTCATCATTGGGTCTTATTATTCGAAGTTAGTTTTGTGGAGACAATATTTGAGTTTGTTTTAAGTCCTTAGTTAATCTTTTGTTTTGGTCGTGTATATTTCGTTgttccctttttctttctcgCTTCTTTAACCCTCCCTTAGTTCCGAtcaaccgtgttttctatccttagaaaatgtgGGCGTGACAATCCCccaaaaaaagaagcaaaagaggAAGAAAGCACCCAAGGAGGACCCCGAGATTTACGTTATCAAGACCAATAAGGGGAAGTACAAGTGTGGAAGAAGCTAGGGACCAAGTTGCTCCCTATGCCAATTTTCAATACTCGGGTCGCTGATCCGCCCAATTAGTGGGCCACTTCAAGTCGAGCTAacgactaaaaacaaaagctcttgttgggaggcaacccaatttctttaatttaggtcttttctttatttttttttttattaaaaaaataaattaatttgcgagtggcggtcgccgcactTAACACGGCGGTCGCCACACGTGTGTTCACATGTGCAGGATAGGGCGGGCCAGAGAAATCGCTGGACGGGCCGCGGCGGCATGCCAGGAAACGCAGTTTTAAACGTCCCATGCGGTAGCCCGCCACACATCACGCGGCGACTGCCGCGCGCAGTCCAGAAACGAGAATGGCCTATTTAAGGTATGTTTCCTATTCCTTTTCTCATTCCTTCTCAAATTCCTTCCTTGCACACAACCCCCACCtttataaatcaccaaattcacacacccacactaTCATTCTTTCAATTCTCTCCAAATTTAGAGTTCTTCTCCTCCAATTCTCAATCAACACAGGGTATGAATCTTAACTCAATTTATGAGCTTTGTTTCAATTCATTCATGGATTTGGGCATGTTTAGGATGAATTGTTCGGTAGAGACTCTTATTTTACGATGGGGGATGGTTGTGTGTgcttatttttggatttccaTGGTGAAATTGTGTTTTGGTGATGATTTGAAGCTTTGTGAATAGTGATTCCTTCTTGTTTATATGTTGcaatcatgttcatagcattgtgaAGCTATTATTACTTCCATGAATTGCAATACTTGAGAATTTCTAAGAGATTGTTGATAtgtattgatttattattgataCGTCTCTGCATGGGGGATGAATTCACGTTGGGGGGTGGATTTTTGTGTCCTAGTTTGGATGATTATGCTCTACATGTTTACATGCTACCATCTAGGATGTTATGAAACACAAACTTGCAACTAATTGTTGATTCTTTGCTATTGCTTATAAGAGTGCAAGTTTGGGGGAACCTTTGATTGCCCATTGTTGGTATACcttttaaagtattatgtTCTTCTTTTGTAGGATAATGGGATCAAAGGGAAAGCGCCCGAAAACGCGAAGAACTATGGTATTATCCTTGCCTCGGATGAGCAAAAGGCCATGTGGAAGAAGTTGTCGGCGCGAGAGACGGCGCCCTCGAGGTACCCCCACGATTTCCCTCTCCAAACTTTGGGGATCGCGGAGGACTTTTGGGCGTTGTGTGACGTGGGCGATGGGAATGGGCTCCACTACATGTTCGAGAGGAAGTGGCCGTCTTCCGGAAGTATACTCTTGAGTTCCTAAGCTCGTTGAAGGTCACCAAGGACCGCCGGCAAAACATCCCGCTTAGCATCGACTTCCTCCTAGGCAACCAATGGCACTCGCTCACCATGGAGGAACTTTGCGGAATCTTCCATTGCTTCGACCCCAACCCCGAGACCGATAATGACTATGACTTTGACGAGGTTTAGGGTGCGATGACGAATGAGTACGAGCATGCCGCGGGCTATGCTAAGTCTTCTTCGATTCGCAACCTGGTTTTGAGGTACCTTCACAGCGCTATGACCCAACTTATGTTTGCTAGGGTCGATGGGGGGAGTGTCTCCCAAACGGAGTTGAATGTGATATGGTGCCTCCTCAACAAGAAGGGATTCGATTATGGAACCCTTTTTACTATCTATGTGGACCGGATCACGAAGAAGGATGACGGCGTTATTTGTTGTGGGAGCTTGATCACGCCGATTGCCGAGTACTTGGACATATCCTTCGCCGGATTGACGGAGGATGGCGGGGAGCGCTTTATCACCTATGCGGTGCTCTTTTCGGTGGGGCTATTGAAGACCGACTATTGGGGTCAAGGATTTTTCCTACAAGGCCGAACCCCGATGAGGAGTTTTAAACAAACACCTCCGCCCAACTAGGAGATATCTACTCCTACATGCAAAACGTGTCCAACACTTGGGACACCCGTTGGGCGGAGCAACAAAGGGAGAACGCCTACAACTGCCAAGGATGGACGGCTCAAGGCGATTGGCGCACGGCGAAGCAACAATTTTGGGAGCAACAAAGGCTAGAAGACGTGCATCGCCGTCAAGAAATTAAAGAGCTCCATAGGATGGCCGCCGAGGCTCGATAAGAGTGCCAAACCATGATTGGCGACATCGCCTATCTTATTGGTGCATTCGACGACCTCAACGCCCGTTTCCCTCCTTCTcctcaagattgaagaagtcaagctcagtgactttaaatgagcatttgtaccatgtttttggatatttttaagacaatttctttttatgtttttgacaatttttgctttaattttaagtatttttggttttagtttaatttttgtgcgTTGAAAATTTTTCGTAGGTTCTGATCTCATCGTGGCAACCGCCGCATGtgctgcggcggtccgccacctgcTCGCTGGAACAATCTGTTGCtgcgcggcgaccgccggacaTGCCGCGGCGGGCCGCCACCTGGGCGCAATTTCCAGCGcgattttttgaatttttttgaaatttcgcCCCGTCAAGCCTCGACGCGAAATTTTTCAAGGTACGTTTTTTTTAAGTAGtttactcacgtccctaccaactctacaaacttattttacactttgttgtaaataagtttggggaaATGAaatggtggaccgtgagtttaggtttttgttttagggtttttctttttgttttaaagtttttgcttttattttttttcaaaaaccccgtaggtgaattttgtgttcttaaaaaaaatattttcttgaatccatgtcgtgaacttaacatgaagaacttagaaacacgcatgcttagggacacactttagacTGAGTTGTCAATGATAATatattccatctatgtttaagtgtggcttaacgtcttgatttgatggtttggtgaaaaggtgcataattagtgaattgttcatagtcttgcctaagtttacatagtgtttaagttgatttaggaggatgattgactatcttttcttagcctacttttatccaaatttttgaccctctcaaatttttaaaaaaatttccctttggagccaattttgagcctttaaaccttttctttggaagccaacataatggggacaattcctttggttagttagtttttgctattttattttgtaaaggaattggattAGTAAGgaagaaagtataaaaagtagtgtgcttaatataaagaagagtacaagttgtgaaatagaaaaattccaAGTATGTGCTTAATCTTAGAGAGGATGcctatgaaaaaaaatgtaaaaggttgtgaaaagaattttttttttcaaaggattggaaagtgagttgaaggagaaaaatgaagtgttaaaagtgtctTGGGTTTAGGAAAGTGGAGTCAAttttactctacttgggatatttttatttttgagtcactttttagccaaatattcctcatctaccaaagagcctacattacaaccaaagataaagacctttcggacttttgatgcttaatcacatctagtagaggaaggattagactttgagcaagcttatggtaaactttgcatgatgcatgatttgagtgcttatatacacattcctttatacactttgagagtgagagaacacttcccatctttggaagtttgccacatgtgagtgcatgaattcaaggtgttccacgagttagtaatgaaagtgcactaataagccttgcttgatttgattgcgttaatacatgcttaatctgttctttcatcttttgaggcaattatgacgtctagtccttgtgcattccgtgcgcctattcttgtgtctttattgttttgttcgaggacaaaaaaaaaatgtaagtttggggaaGTTGATATGCTCgaattttgcactattttaaggccgttatttggtccgttttttatgtcaaagtcactctacacgtccattatttgcatattttgtctattttggtattttgacgtgttttgtgaaaaatgtgcataattgagccgaaaaagggagccaaaacgcaaagtctggaaatctggagtcaaacggcgaccggcgaccgccgcgaatGTGTACGTCGACCGCCGGCACCCGGCAGGCAGATgaatgcagcggtccgcctcggaaaaatacgcttggaagagaagtctcgcccggcggcccggcggagaaaggcggcgaatccgagatgccctagatttgttccaagatttaccatattttgaagatcctttccttctacaataaggattggctttcccctataaataagacctcaagcttcatcaaaaagagagcttctacttgtaaaataattcatagagatcaagagctagagtacttcacttgtgcaaggagttggagaaggatttcaagaacatcaagaacgacaaggattcaacctacgggttttatttgttttagttttacgttcaaattgtcttcccttcaatctatgtgtttaacttatttcattatgtgtaactaaactcataggattctttagtaacgactttggttatacaattccaattttctatttaatatccgttttgtttttactttgtttattCCCTAAGTTAGTCTTGATGCtacatgattgagtgacacaattgtgtatgatttaatataatttgcttcataactgtgacagagttctaacgagttagatccacttagtagacgctacagttagcttcccttaaaacgacactgttaattgagagacTTTTCAAGGatcttaggagctttatggagttacgtgttaggattgacaaccctaatcttgtaatcaacgtttgcatcgcatgagcataagctaggtgactcgtcctatcaaagtaataactgtgctagggtattgtagtttcaaatttgtataaccataactgtgaacgcacatccctggaattcccttatctctatcgattgtctctgtgttttgcttgcatttagttgttaactgttttcaaatattttctattttcaaaagttttcaaaaatctttCGTTCgtccaaatagtaattgagtcttagtagaggatagacctctgtgtttgccttccccgtgttcaatatcccggtactggcctttggctatactatatatactctgtatacttgcaggtttatgtagtgctaaaaaatagtgcaggACCTACGCCCTCATTCAGTGAGTTCTTACGAACTGGGAAATCCTCTAGCCAGGGTACTCGTGACAGATAGGGAGGATCTCTGTTATTGAGCTGTGTACATTCTTGAACACATTTTGAGCTAACCACCTGTGTGCGCATGCTTGTGTGTGATCTTGACTGATTACTTGCTCTTGTGTGGAGTCCTAGATTAGCAAATCCCTgcattctttgttttcttggtGAGTCTCTGTGTCTCTGTGGCTTTTAGGTCACCAATCTTGTCTGTGCAGGGTTGTGTGTTGTGCCTTGtgtgtttcttttcttttttctgtgTGTGTTGCCAAAAACccttttgttttcaaaatggCTGCTCCAGTTGTTGGGATTACTCCCTtcaatggtaaaaatgattttagcATTTGGAAGCAAAAGACCAAGTGCATTTTGATACatcaaaaagttttcaaagcTGTTGAAAATACTATTCTTGAAACAGAATCTGAGGAAAAGAAAGCTGAGATGAATGAGTTGGCAAGGTCAACTATTATCCTCAACCTAAGTGACTCTGTCATAAGGAAGGTTGGAACTATTGATTGTGCTTCTGAATTGTGGAAAACTCTTGAAACCTTGTATACTGAAACTTCCATGTCCAGTAGGATGTATTTGTTGgaaaaatttttcaaatttaagcTTGATTTTACAAAGGACATTAATGACAATGTGGACAGGTTTCAAAAGCTTGTTCAAGACATTAAACGTGCTGGTGATAAAACTATTGATGAATATACTAGCATGGCTTTAATGAATGCTATCCCTGACTCATACAGTGATGTGAAGGCTGATATTAAGTATGGGAGGGATTCTGCGCTCCCATTGATTTGATCATTAGCTCTCTTAAGTCTAAAGAATTTGAACTTAGGGAGAATAATGAGGGTAAAACCAGTCAGAATAAGGCTCTGACTGTTAGAGGTAGATCTAGATTCAAGGGGGATAACAATGGGAAGCAAAATAATGATGGGAAAAAGTCAAACAGTGGAAAGTCTAGGTCTAAGAATAGGAATCCCAATAAGAACAACAGGAAGTGCTTTAACTGTGGTGAACTTGGCCATTATAAGAGAGAATTTACTAAGCCTAAAAAGGCaaagttttataattataatgagGATGTTCTTGCCAATCTTGCTAAGAATGATGATTCTGAAGGAGTTTGTTTTATGAATCATGACATGTTCTCAGTGAATTTTGCCTTTGCTTGTTCTTTTG
The nucleotide sequence above comes from Salvia hispanica cultivar TCC Black 2014 chromosome 5, UniMelb_Shisp_WGS_1.0, whole genome shotgun sequence. Encoded proteins:
- the LOC125189689 gene encoding uncharacterized protein LOC125189689 encodes the protein MFCKVHTDIPLVESLQEIPKYAKLLREAVMRKKKPTKVDLKLPHHCSEIIQKEKAVKQRDPGQFIIRCQIGERKVDKALCDLGSSINLMPLKYYKKLNIGPLKTSDVTLRLANNSSIKTVGMTEDVLVKVDDFIFPADFIVLDMKVDKNVPLILGRDFLATCKALIDVGRGEITISDNYSQSTYKIESEMLKFEEAKRAKMERQCKAVMVTDSTKPQDPFEMEDPSASTIYIVNEGSSECLMLVNRVVKVVDEIDVRFVD